In Kryptolebias marmoratus isolate JLee-2015 linkage group LG4, ASM164957v2, whole genome shotgun sequence, the following proteins share a genomic window:
- the kdm5ba gene encoding lysine (K)-specific demethylase 5Ba, whose protein sequence is MTQPQLNEFIPPPECPVFEPSWEEFADPFAYINKIRPIAEKTGICKIRPPPEWQPPFACDVDRLKFTPRIQRLNELEAQTRVKLNFLDQIAKFWELQGSTLKIPHVERKILDLYQLNKLVNEEGGFDAVCRERRWTKISVKMGFAPGKAIGSHLRAHYERILYPYNLFQTGANLPKATLTHDTKDKEYTPHDLPQRQSVQPQETCSVARRAKRMRSERGCFKSEPGGFRESRPNLRRRMGTYLAKAELVKVEAVTEVKKEPIEHMDPTEYEENVLNKIERPAVNKVDTYMCLVCGSGSSEDRLLLCDGCDDSYHIFCLIPPLHEVPKGDWRCPKCLAQECGKPPVAFGFEQAGRSYTLQAFGDMADSFKSDYFNMPVHMVPTELVEKEFWRLVSTIEEDVTVEYGADIASKEFGSGFPVKNSHFEVSSDDEHYLTSGWNLNNMPVLDASVLTHITADICGMKVPWLYVGMCFSSFCWHIEDHWSYSINYLHWGEPKTWYGAPGYAAEHLESVMKKLAPELFESQPDLLHQLVTIMNPNTLMNNGVPIYRTNQCAGEFVITFPRAYHSGFNQGFNFAEAVNFCTMDWMPIGRSCVGHYRQLSRYCVFSHDEMVCNMALKADTMDVDLASALLEDMTTMVKEEEELRVKIKKMGVVQSRQVDYEVLPDEARQCCKCRTTCYLSGITCACSPDKMACLYHAQDLCSCFHSNLTLHYKFTLDELYPLMESVKLRAESYKDWLCSVQDIVENNGAKKRGLEELHGFVEQAETKAFHQASLLDQLRTLISEADKVAAMAQQLLNGKRQTRYRSGGGKSQNQNELTVEELRSFVQQLDNLPCNIRQAPLLKDLLTRVDDFQQRSDRLLSDESPSPQELQDLLDVSLGLDVELPQLPLLRERLEQARWLEAVQQASSRSDSLCLDTMRRLIDQGVGLAPHSSVERAMARLQELLTVSEQWEERVLSLMDARPYHSIDTLDAALQEVENIPAYLPNCLQLKDVVTKAKKWLHEAEMLQLGGRIPVLDSLSELVLRAESIPVRLEPLSRLEALVSDVQSWKESAAKTFLLKNSPFSLLEVLCPRCDVGSAHQKCRSKKVKDASQLNKKASTKLESVCDVERALSESKDSASAMTTLSEVRQREMEILLALRASNESRLLPAENSSALSACVCQKAPSGAMVQCELCRDIFHRDCVLSAADLEYGQAWFCSLCQRSRKPPLDKVLPLLASLQRIRVRLPEGDALRFLIERTVRWQHRVQQACADGVLERVSAMGRVGPRMSSYLTQEINGSSFYTEHQSVPLQGLGPELEELMVEGFLLQVTLPETEQLYRYLLYKLVPLPSQSSPYGNETEQSPRGSPHHNKNGVSSPKKEVMNGQNKRSKRRKDSSDSQHSEKAKKSRKKKPKKSKERSDESKRTCSPSHTVSDPALSDSEEDYSLCAAPWCREPEGDEVNWVQCDGSCNQWFHQVCVGLSAERAEKEDYVCISCTQPDYDRGE, encoded by the exons ATGACTCAACCGCAGCTAAATGAGTTCATTCCTCCCCCGGAGTGCCCTGTTTTCGAGCCCAGCTGGGAGGAATTCGCCGACCCTTTCGCGTACATCAACAAAATCCGACCCATCGCTGAGAAAACTGGCATCTGCAAGATCCGACCGCCGCCG GAATGGCAGCCACCTTTTGCATGTGATGTTGACAGACTGAAGTTCACACCACGAATACAACGGCTCAACGAGCTGGAG gctCAGACCAGAGTCAAACTCAACTTCCTGGATCAAATTGCTAAATTTTGGGAGCTCCAAGGATCCACTCTGAAAATTCCTCACGTCGAAAGAAAGATTTTAGATCTGTACCAGCTTAATAAG ttGGTGAACGAAGAGGGAGGCTTCGATGCCGTCTGCAGAGAGCGGCGCTGGACTAAAATATCGGTCAAGATGGGATTTGCTCCTGGCAAAGCCATCGGGTCTCATCTGCGGGCGCACTATGAGCGGATCCTCTACCCGTATAACCTTTTCCAAACTGGAGCCAATCTCCCC AAAGCCACTTTGACTCATGACACTAAGGACAAGGAGTACACCCCTCATGACCTGCCACAACGCCAATCTGTGCAGCCTCAGGAGACCTGCAGCGTCGCTCGCCGCGCTAAGCGCATGAGATCAGAG AGAGGCTGTTTCAAAAGTGAACCTGGAGGATTTCGCGAGAGTCGTCCCAATCTGAGGAGGAGAATGGGAACCTACTTGGCCAAAGCAGAACTCG TGAAAGTGGAGGCGGTCACTGAGGTGAAAAAGGAGCCAATTGAACACATGGATCCAACAGAATATgaagaaaatgtattaaataaaatagaaagacCTGCAGTGAATAAA GTGGACACATACATGTGCCTAGTGTGTGGCAGTGGGAGCTCAGAGGACCGCCTGCTGCTGTGCGATGGTTGTGACGACAGCTatcacattttctgtctgaTCCCACCCCTCCACGAGGTCCCTAAAGGCGACTGGAGGTGCCCCAAGTGCCTGGCTCAG GAATGCGGCAAACCTCCTGTCGCATTTGGCTTTGAGCAAGCCGGCAGGAGCTACACCCTCCAAGCTTTTGGAGACATGGCCGACTCCTTTAAGTCCGACTACTTCAACATGCCAGTTCAT atGGTTCCTACTGAGCTGGTGGAGAAGGAGTTCTGGCGACTTGTCAGCACCATTGAGGAAGACGTGACTGTGGAGTATGGCGCAGATATTGCCTCAAAGGAGTTCGGGAGCGGTTTTCCTGTGaaaaacagccattttgaagtctCTTCTGACGATGAG CATTACCTGACCAGCGGCTGGAACTTGAACAACATGCCGGTCCTCGACGCCTCAGTGCTGACTCACATCACAGCCGACATCTGTGGGATGAAGGTTCCCTGGCTGTATGTGGGGATGTGCTTCTCCTCGTTCTGCTGGCACATCGAGGACCACTGGAGCTACTCCATAAACTATCTTCACTG GGGGGAGCCAAAGACATGGTACGGAGCTCCAGGTTACGCTGCAGAGCACCTGGAGTCAGTCATGAAGAAACTGGCCCCTGAGCTGTTTGAGTCGCAGCCGGACCTCCTCCACCAGCTGGTGACCATCATGAATCCCAACACGCTGATGAACAACGGGGTCCCG ATCTATCGCACCAACCAGTGTGCAGGTGAGTTTGTCATCACCTTCCCCAGAGCTTACCACAGCGGATTCAACCAGGGTTTCAACTTTGCCGAAGCGGTCAACTTCTGCACCATGGACTGG ATGCCCATCGGTCGTAGTTGTGTGGGTCACTACCGGCAGCTGAGCAGATACTGCGTCTTCTCCCATGACGAGATGGTTTGTAACATGGCCTTAAAAGCCGACACGATGGATGTTGACCTGGCATCAGCGCTGCTGGAGGACATGACCACCATGgttaaagaggaggaagaactaagagtaaaaattaaaaaaatg GGTGTGGTGCAGTCTCGACAAGTTGATTACGAGGTTCTCCCAGATGAGGCGCGCCAGTGCTGCAAGTGTCGGACCACCTGCTACCTGTCTGGCATCACTTGTGCGTGCAGTCCTGACAAGATGGCTTGCTTGTACCACGCCCAGGACCTCTGCTCCTGTTTTCATAGCAACCTCACACTCCA ttaCAAGTTTACTCTGGATGAGCTGTACCCCCTGATGGAATCAGTGAAGCTGCGTGCCGAGTCCTATAAAGACTGGCTTTGTAGCGTTCAGGACATCGTGGAGAACAATGGAGCTAAGAAAAGAG GTTTGGAAGAGCTTCATGGCTTTGTGGAACAAGCAGAAACGAAGGCCTTCCATCAGGCGAGCCTCCTGGATCAGCTGCGTACGCTCATCTCTGAGGCCGATAAAGTTGCTGCGATGGCACAGCAGCTTCTCAATGGGAAGAGGCAGACCAG GTACCGTTCTGGTGGAGGAAAGTCCCAAAACCAGAATGAGTTGACTGTGGAGGAGCTGAGGTCTTTTGTCCAGCAGCTGGACAATCTGCCATGTAACATCCGGCAGGCTCCTTTACTGAAA GACCTGCTGACCCGGGTGGATGACTTCCAGCAGCGCAGCGACCGTCTCCTCTCCGACGAGTCGCCCAGCCCgcaggagctgcaggacctGCTGGATGTGAGTCTGGGCCTGGACGTGGAGCTGCCACAGCTGCCTCTGCTGAGGGAGAGACTGGAGCAGGCTCGGTGGCTGGAGGCCGTCCAGCAGGCCAGCAGCAGGTCCGACAGCCTCTGCCTGGACACCATGAGGAGGCTGATAGACCAGGGCGTGGGCCTGGCCCCGCACAGCTCTGTGGAGAGGGCCATGGCTcgcctgcaggagctgctgaccGTGTCGGAGCAGTGGGAAGAGCGGGTTCTCAGTCTCATGGATGCCAG ACCTTATCACAGCATCGATACGCTTGATGCTGCTCTGCAGGAAGTAGAAAACATCCCTGCTTATCTGCCCAActgtctgcagctgaaggaCGTCGTCACCAAGGCCAAGAAGTGGCTTCATGAAGCAGAAATGCTTCAG CTGGGGGGGCGTATTCCTGTGCTCGACAGCCTCTCTGAGCTGGTTCTCAGAGCAGAGAGTATCCCGGTGAGACTCGAGCCTCTGAGTCGACTGGAGGCCCTCGTCAGTGACGTTCAGAGCTGGAAGGAGAGCGCAGCTAAAACATTCCTGCTGAAAAATTCCCCCTTCTCTCTCCTTGAG GTCCTCTGCCCGAGATGCGACGTAGGATCTGCGCATCAGAAGTGTCGATCTAAGAAAGTGAAGGACGCCTCACAGCTCAATAAAAAAGCTTCCACGAAACTGGAGTCGGTGTGTGACGTGGAGAGAGCGCTCTCTGAGAGCAAGGACTCTGCCTCGGCG ATGACCACTCTTTCCGAGGTCCGGCAGAGGGAGATGGAGATCTTGTTGGCTCTCAGGGCTTCGAACGAGTCCAGACTTTTACCTGCTGAAAACTCTTCTGCACTTAGTGCCTGCGTTTGCCAGAAGGCCCCCTCAGGCGCCATGGTTCAGTGCGAGCTCTGTCGAGACATTTTTCACCGCGACTGCGTCCTGTCGGCTGCCGACCTCGAGTACGGCCAAGCGTGGTTTTGCTCGCTTTGCCAGCGTTCACGGAAGCCCCCCCTGGACAAGGTCCTGCCGCTGCTGGCCTCGCTGCAGAGGATCCGGGTTCGCCTGCCAGAAGGGGACGCGCTGCGCTTCCTCATTGAGAGGACGGTGCGATGGCAGCACAGAGTTCAGCAGGCCTGCGCAGATGGAGTGCTGGAGAGGGTGTCGGCGATG gGGAGAGTTGGGCCCAGAATGTCTTCATATCTGACTCAGGAAATAAACGGTTCATCATTTTACACAGAGCACCAGTCAGTCCCACTCCAAG GACTCGGTCCTGAGCTGGAGGAGCTCATGGTGGAGGGGTTCCTGCTGCAGGTCACGCTGCCTGAGACAGAGCAGCTGTACAGATACCTGCTGTACAAACTCGTCCCGCTGCCGTCGCAGAGCTCCCCGTATGGGAACGAGACAGAACAGTCTCCGAGAGGGAGTCCCCATCACAACAAG AATGGCGTTTCCAGTCCGAAGAAGGAGGTGATGAACggacaaaacaaaagatctaAACGGCGTAAGGACAGCTCCGACTCTCAGCACAGCGAGAAAGCCAAGAAGTCTCGCAAGAAGAAGCCCAAGAAGAGCAAAGAAAGGAGCGACGAGTCCAAGAGGACGTGTTCCCCCTCGCACACAGTATCCGACCCCGCTCTCTCAGACTCGGAGGAGGACTACTCTCTGTGTGCCGCGCCGTGGTGCAGAGAGCCTGAGGGCGACGAg GTGAACTGGGTCCAGTGTGACGGCAGCTGTAATCAGTGGTTCCACCAGGTTTGTGTTGGACTCTCTGCAGAGCGAGCGGAGAAAGAGGACTATGTTTGCATAAGCTGCACACAGCCAGACTACGACAGAGGGGAATGA
- the nelfcd gene encoding negative elongation factor C/D isoform X1 produces MDEEYYGGAGDWEGPDGNLEDGYDEGESDGKIQEDCLQKFSSRDYIMEPAIFNTLKRYFQAGGSPEHVIQLLSENYSAVAQTVNLLAEWLIQMGVEPAQVQERVENHLKSLLIKHFDPQKADSIFTVEGETPAWLEQMIAHTTWRDLFYKLAEAHPDCLMLNFTVKLISDAGYQGEITSVSTACQQLEVFSRVLRTSLATLLDGGEENLEKNLPEFAKMVCHGEHTYLFAQAMMSILAQEEQGGSAVRRISQEVQKSAHERGHDASQITLALGTAAAYPRACQALGAMLSKGALNPADITVLFKMFSSMDPPPVELIRVPAFLDLFMQSLFKPGSKINQDHKHKYIHILAYAASVVETWKKNKRVNINKDELKSTSKAIETVHNLCCNENKGATELVAELGTLYQCIRFPVVAMGVLKWVDWTVSEPRYFQLQTDHTPVHLALLDEICTCHQLLHPQVLQLLVKLFETEHSQLDVMEQLELKKTLLDRMVHLLSRGYVLPVVSYIRKCLEKLNTDISLIRYFVTEVLDVIAPPYTSDFVQLFLPILENDSIAGTIRTEGEHDAVAEFIAHCKSNFIMIN; encoded by the exons ATGGACGAGGAGTATTACGGAGGTGCGGGCGATTGGGAAGGCCCGGATGGTAACCTG GAGGATGGTTATGATGAAGGAGAAAGTGACGGGAAAATCCAGGAGGACTGTCTGCAGAAATTTTCTAGCAGGGATTACATCATGGAGCCTGCGATCTTCAACACGCTCAAAAG GTATTTCCAAGCGGGTGGCTCACCTGAACATGTCATCCAACTCCTCTCTGAAAACTACTCTGCTGTGGCTCAGACCGTCAACCTGCTGGCTGAGTGGCTCATCCAGATGG GCGTAGAACCTGCCCAGGTCCAAGAGCGAGTAGAAAATCACCTCAAGAGCCTCCTCATAAAGCACTTCGACCCCCAGAAAGCAGATTCTATCTTTACCGTTGAGGGAGAG actCCTGCTTGGCTGGAACAGATGATAGCGCACACGACGTGGAGGGACCTCTTCTACAAGCTGGCGGAGGCTCACCCCGACTGTCTGATGCTCAACTTCACTGTAAAG CTTATTTCGGATGCGGGTTACCAAGGAGAGATCACCAGCGTCTCCACAGCATGCCAGCAGCTGGAGGTTTTCTCCCGGGTGCTGAGGACGTCCTTAGCCACGCTGCTGGACGGAGGGGAGGAAAACTTGGAGAAGAACTTGCCAGAATTTGCT AAAATGGTGTGTCACGGTGAGCACACTTACCTCTTCGCCCAGGCGATGATGTCCATCCTTGCTCAGGAGGAGCAGGGCGGTTCGGCTGTTCGTAGGATCAGCCAGGAGGTGCAAAAGTCCGCGCACGAGAG GGGTCACGATGCCAGTCAGATAACCCTGGCGCTCGGTACGGCAGCGGCCTACCCACGAGCCTGCCAGGCGCTGGGTGCCATGTTGTCTAAAGGAGCCCTGAATCCTGCTGATATCACCGTCCTCTTCAAGATGTTCAGCAGCATGGACCCTCCTCCTGTGGAGCTG atcAGAGTGCCTGCCTTTCTAGACCTGTTCATGCAGTCGCTGTTTAAGCCTGGATCAAAAATTAACCAGGACCACAAGCACAAATACATCCACATCTTAGCCTACGCTGCCAGTGTGGTCGAGACATGGAAAAAg AATAAGCGAGTCAACATCAATAAAGACGAGCTGAAGTCCACCTCCAAGGCCATAGAGACGGTCCACAACCTGTGCTGCAACGAGAACAAAGGGGCTACGGAGCTGGTGGCAGAACTGGGCACTTTGTACCAGTGCATCAG GTTTCCGGTGGTCGCTATGGGAGTCCTAAAGTGGGTGGACTGGACCGTGTCAGAGCCGCGCTACTTCCAGCTCCAAACAGACCACACTCCCGTCCATTTAGCCTTACTGGATGAG ATCTGCACGTGTCACCAGCTGCTGCACCCGCAGGTCCTGCAGCTTCTCGTCAAGCTGTTCGAGACGGAGCACTCTCAGCTGGACGTCATGGAGCAG CTGGAGCTGAAGAAGACGCTGCTGGACCGAATGGTTCATCTTCTGAGCCGCGGCTACGTCCTGCCAGTCGTCAGCTACATCCGAAAGTGTCTGGAGAAGCTCAACACGGACATCTCcctcattagatattttgtcaCAGAG GTGTTGGATGTGATCGCGCCTCCCTACACATCGGACTTCGTTCAGCTCTTCCTGCCCATCCTGGAGAACGACAGCATCGCGGGAACGATCCGCACAGAGGGCGAACACGACGCCGTGGCCGAGTTCATTG CTCACTGCAAGTCAAACTTCATCATGATTAACTGA
- the nelfcd gene encoding negative elongation factor C/D isoform X2 — protein sequence MEPAIFNTLKRYFQAGGSPEHVIQLLSENYSAVAQTVNLLAEWLIQMGVEPAQVQERVENHLKSLLIKHFDPQKADSIFTVEGETPAWLEQMIAHTTWRDLFYKLAEAHPDCLMLNFTVKLISDAGYQGEITSVSTACQQLEVFSRVLRTSLATLLDGGEENLEKNLPEFAKMVCHGEHTYLFAQAMMSILAQEEQGGSAVRRISQEVQKSAHERGHDASQITLALGTAAAYPRACQALGAMLSKGALNPADITVLFKMFSSMDPPPVELIRVPAFLDLFMQSLFKPGSKINQDHKHKYIHILAYAASVVETWKKNKRVNINKDELKSTSKAIETVHNLCCNENKGATELVAELGTLYQCIRFPVVAMGVLKWVDWTVSEPRYFQLQTDHTPVHLALLDEICTCHQLLHPQVLQLLVKLFETEHSQLDVMEQLELKKTLLDRMVHLLSRGYVLPVVSYIRKCLEKLNTDISLIRYFVTEVLDVIAPPYTSDFVQLFLPILENDSIAGTIRTEGEHDAVAEFIAHCKSNFIMIN from the exons ATGGAGCCTGCGATCTTCAACACGCTCAAAAG GTATTTCCAAGCGGGTGGCTCACCTGAACATGTCATCCAACTCCTCTCTGAAAACTACTCTGCTGTGGCTCAGACCGTCAACCTGCTGGCTGAGTGGCTCATCCAGATGG GCGTAGAACCTGCCCAGGTCCAAGAGCGAGTAGAAAATCACCTCAAGAGCCTCCTCATAAAGCACTTCGACCCCCAGAAAGCAGATTCTATCTTTACCGTTGAGGGAGAG actCCTGCTTGGCTGGAACAGATGATAGCGCACACGACGTGGAGGGACCTCTTCTACAAGCTGGCGGAGGCTCACCCCGACTGTCTGATGCTCAACTTCACTGTAAAG CTTATTTCGGATGCGGGTTACCAAGGAGAGATCACCAGCGTCTCCACAGCATGCCAGCAGCTGGAGGTTTTCTCCCGGGTGCTGAGGACGTCCTTAGCCACGCTGCTGGACGGAGGGGAGGAAAACTTGGAGAAGAACTTGCCAGAATTTGCT AAAATGGTGTGTCACGGTGAGCACACTTACCTCTTCGCCCAGGCGATGATGTCCATCCTTGCTCAGGAGGAGCAGGGCGGTTCGGCTGTTCGTAGGATCAGCCAGGAGGTGCAAAAGTCCGCGCACGAGAG GGGTCACGATGCCAGTCAGATAACCCTGGCGCTCGGTACGGCAGCGGCCTACCCACGAGCCTGCCAGGCGCTGGGTGCCATGTTGTCTAAAGGAGCCCTGAATCCTGCTGATATCACCGTCCTCTTCAAGATGTTCAGCAGCATGGACCCTCCTCCTGTGGAGCTG atcAGAGTGCCTGCCTTTCTAGACCTGTTCATGCAGTCGCTGTTTAAGCCTGGATCAAAAATTAACCAGGACCACAAGCACAAATACATCCACATCTTAGCCTACGCTGCCAGTGTGGTCGAGACATGGAAAAAg AATAAGCGAGTCAACATCAATAAAGACGAGCTGAAGTCCACCTCCAAGGCCATAGAGACGGTCCACAACCTGTGCTGCAACGAGAACAAAGGGGCTACGGAGCTGGTGGCAGAACTGGGCACTTTGTACCAGTGCATCAG GTTTCCGGTGGTCGCTATGGGAGTCCTAAAGTGGGTGGACTGGACCGTGTCAGAGCCGCGCTACTTCCAGCTCCAAACAGACCACACTCCCGTCCATTTAGCCTTACTGGATGAG ATCTGCACGTGTCACCAGCTGCTGCACCCGCAGGTCCTGCAGCTTCTCGTCAAGCTGTTCGAGACGGAGCACTCTCAGCTGGACGTCATGGAGCAG CTGGAGCTGAAGAAGACGCTGCTGGACCGAATGGTTCATCTTCTGAGCCGCGGCTACGTCCTGCCAGTCGTCAGCTACATCCGAAAGTGTCTGGAGAAGCTCAACACGGACATCTCcctcattagatattttgtcaCAGAG GTGTTGGATGTGATCGCGCCTCCCTACACATCGGACTTCGTTCAGCTCTTCCTGCCCATCCTGGAGAACGACAGCATCGCGGGAACGATCCGCACAGAGGGCGAACACGACGCCGTGGCCGAGTTCATTG CTCACTGCAAGTCAAACTTCATCATGATTAACTGA